ATGAAGAACTTGGTCGGGCTGTTCGGATCGTTCGGGTTCTCCGGCTGTTCGGAGAAGAACAGTTTTCTGACGCGCACCGGCGCGACGTTCCCGACCCACGGCCGCTCTGGTTTCGGAAGCGGCTCGGCGTGAGCTGGCAGCGCAGCCTGCGGCTCGCCGGCATTGGCCGAGGCCGTGATCGCCAGCAGCGCGCGGTTGGGGTCGTTCTCGCCGGCGGGTCCAGTGTCGACCGCGCGCGTCACCAGCAGGGCCGAGCTGCCGGCCGGCGGTCCTTCGACGATGAATTCGGCGCGCGAGCCCGGCGGCAGGCCGATATGGTTGACCCATTGCACTGGCGGCGAAGGGCTGCCGTCGAACTGTAGCGGCACGCCATCGAGTCCGACGATACCGATCTGTTGCGGCGTGCGGTCGACCAGCAGCGCGAGGTTGAGATAGGTGATCGCGGACGCGTTCAGCACACGCCAGAGCTGCCGCTCGCCCGGCTTCATCGTCAGCCTGGCCGGCGGGTAGGTCGGATAGGGCACCGGCACGAAGTTGACCGAGAGGTCCTTCGACGGTTTGCCGAAGCCGGTGCCGGAGTTGGCGACGTCACCGTCATTGTCGAGCTGGCTCTTGGTCATGACCGGCTCGAACTTCGACGGCGGCGCGTCGGGATTGACGAGATCCTGGTCGCGGATCACGAGCACGCGCTCGGGCAGGCCGGCAAGCTGTGGATCGGCGCGTTCGATGCCCTCGATGATGATGGCGCCGGAGGCGCCGCCGAGCACCTGCGTCTTGCTGAAGCCGTGCAGATGCGGGTGATACCAATAGAGGCCGGGCGGTGCGTCGTCCGGAATCCGCAGGCGGTATTCGAACGGTGCGTCGTCGGGCTGGATCGAGGTCTTCAGCACGCCATCCTGATGGCAGACCGGCGGCACGGTCAGGCCATGGAAGTGCAGATTGGTCGAGATCGGCGTCATCGCGCCGCTCGCGCAAACATCGGCCTGTTTTCGCGTCGTGCAGATCGGCGCGCCGGCGAGCGGGCGGTCGATCGCAGGCGTTGTCGTATCAAGGTCGACGAGGTCGTTCTTGAAATGGATGACCAGCTGATCGCCCGGCCTCACGCGCAGGGTCGGCGACGGCTTGCCGTCCGGTGTCAGATAGCAATAGCGGCTCGTTCCATCAGGCAGCTTCTGATCGTGGATGCCGAGGTCGGTTTCCAGCATGCCGTCGCGGCTGCGCAACTCGGCAGGTTCATCGATCGCGCTTCCGGGCTCGGGCCGTGCGCAGACATCGCGTTGCGTTTGCGGCGCATCCTGAAGGCCGGTTGCGCCGAGCCACGCCATCGCGCCGCTCGCAGCAAGCCCGAGGCAGGCCGCGGCGATGACACAACAAACGGTCGAAAGTCGTCGTGCCACGCCGCCCTGCCAATACGTCGACACAGGCGCGCAAACGCGCACGGACGCCTCACGTGACGTCAGTCCACGTCTTGCGACCGCAATGGTCGACAAATGCTTCTGTTTGGTATCGGGACGCTAGCCGCGCGTTGTTGCCGGAATCTGGCAGGTTCTTAACACGCAGATGACAGAAACTTGCGGCACTTCGACGCGGAGCGAGCGTGCGATGTTCAAACTCGCTGAGCGATCAATCGGATGGATCATTCACGGACCGAATTGCGGAGAAAGCAGGACGCGAAGGCAACCCTCAGATATTTTTCCGTCGCGATCCTGTCGCCTGTCCGGAACCAGGGCAGGGCACGGTCTGACGAACACACGTTGCCCGTGCACGGGACGTGCCGGCCCCGGCAATTTGCGAAGCGGTTCAAAGCGGTCGAATGGGCGAGTCGGTTTGGCTATCCAAACGGACCGCTTTGATTTCGTCGCATGATCTTGAGCGTGAGCAGGACTGCTCCGAGCACAAGAAGCAGGACGCCAACAACGCTTGTGCTCGTGGATTCGAACGTCACACCCACCGCGGTCAACAAGCAGCCAAGAACGATAGCCAAAAGCCCACCAAGCTTCTTTACGAGCAGAAACTGTCCGTCGCTTGCGCGCGCCACCATGATCAACCTCACTCTGCAAGTGATGCGGGCATTCCACCATCGCCGCGTGCCGGTGTTGTTCGGACAGGCAGCAGGTTCACATCCGCACGCGACGATCGTACTCTCGCGCGCCAACGATGGAAATCGCTCGTTGGTGATCCATGACTTCTCTTTTGATTCAATTGCGCCACGGGCGATTGGGCAGCGCTGCTGACATGGCGGCGCTAACGTCGCAGCAGTCGATGAAAATGGCACAACTTGCATAGTGCTGTAATTCTGCGACGCGCAACGCGTTCAGCCCATTTGTCGTAAAGTGCGCCAGACCAACGCAAGCATTGTAAATGCTGTAGGAGCGGATCGTTGACTCCGTGTTTTTTTGGGCGCCTACTTTGGGTTGCCGACTAGAAGACCTGAAGCAGTAAGGTCGAAATCCGGAAGGAGAGCCAATGTGGCGACCTTCGATCGCGGAACAAGCGGAGCGGCCTTTCATCTCGACGGGGCACTTGCCCGATCCCGAGATGGTGCAGGAGCTCGTGTCTCAGGCTCACCTGCGCTTCAAGTCGAACAGCGAAGGCTGCAACTCGCAGGTCTACCCGGCGCTGGCGAGGGTGCCGAGTGAGCTGTTCGGCGTCTGCGTGGCCGGCACCGGCGGACCCGTGCACGGCGCCGGCGATATCGATTACGAATTCTCGATCATGAGTGTATCGAAACCATTCGTGTTCGCGCTGGTGTGCGAGGCGATCGGCCCCGAAGAGGCCCGCGCAAGATTGGGCGCGAATGCGACCGGGCTTCCGTTCAATTCGCTGGCGGCGATCGAGCACGGCGCCGGGCGTACCAACCCGATGGTGAATGCGGGCGCGATCGCGACCACGAGCCTGGTGCCAGGCTCGAGCCCGGAGGAGCAATGGCAGTTCATTCATGACGGCCTGTCGCGCTTCGCGGGCCGCAAGCTTTCGCTCAATGAGGAAGTTTACGCATCGGCTTCGGAGACCAATTTTCGCAATCGAAGCATCGCGCGGCTGTTGGAGAGCTATGACCGGATCTACTGCGACGCCAAGCAGGCGACCGATCTTTACACAAGGCAATGTTCGCTGAATGTGAGCGCCAGGGATCTCGCCGTGATGGGCGCGACGCTGGCTGATGGTGGGGTCAATCCGGTCACCAGGCAACGGGTGGTCGATGCGGCCGTCTGCCATTATGCGCTGGCCGTCATGGTTACCGCCGGATTGTACGAGACGTCAGGCGATTGGCTGTACGACATCGGTTTGCCCGGCAAGAGCGGCATCGGTGGCGGCATCGTCGCCGTGGCTCCGGGAAAAGGTGGCTTCGGCACCTTCGCTCCGCTACTGGATGCAGCCGGCAACAGCGTGCGAGGGCAGCTCGCCGCGAAGTTCCTGTCGCAGAGACTGGGTATGGATCTGTTCGTGTCCCAACCGGACGAATGAACAACAGCACACTCCAGGGATCGGTCGAGCTGTCGCTCGATCGATCGCAAGGCCGGGAAGGTTGGAGGACGCGATGGCAACGCAAGCTATCTCGATCGGCGACATTCAGCAGGACGAACATGCATCATGGGTACCCATGATCGCGATTGCGTGCGGTCAGATGATCATGTCGTTCAACGTCGCATCGCTGCCGGTCGCCATGGGAGGAATGGTGGCGAGCTTTGGAGTGGCGCCGACCACGGTCGCGACCGGGATCGTGGCCTACTCGATGCTGGTGGCCGGGTTCGTGATGCTTGGCGCGAAGCTCGCACAAAGGTTCGGGGCGGTGCAGGTCTTTCGCGCTGCCGTCGTACTTTTCCTGATAGCGCAGATCGCGATGACGTTCAGCCCCACGGCCTCCGTCATGATTTCCGCTCAGGCGCTTTGCGGCGCCGCGGGCGCGGTGATCGTGC
This Bradyrhizobium sp. CCBAU 53421 DNA region includes the following protein-coding sequences:
- a CDS encoding multicopper oxidase family protein — protein: MARRLSTVCCVIAAACLGLAASGAMAWLGATGLQDAPQTQRDVCARPEPGSAIDEPAELRSRDGMLETDLGIHDQKLPDGTSRYCYLTPDGKPSPTLRVRPGDQLVIHFKNDLVDLDTTTPAIDRPLAGAPICTTRKQADVCASGAMTPISTNLHFHGLTVPPVCHQDGVLKTSIQPDDAPFEYRLRIPDDAPPGLYWYHPHLHGFSKTQVLGGASGAIIIEGIERADPQLAGLPERVLVIRDQDLVNPDAPPSKFEPVMTKSQLDNDGDVANSGTGFGKPSKDLSVNFVPVPYPTYPPARLTMKPGERQLWRVLNASAITYLNLALLVDRTPQQIGIVGLDGVPLQFDGSPSPPVQWVNHIGLPPGSRAEFIVEGPPAGSSALLVTRAVDTGPAGENDPNRALLAITASANAGEPQAALPAHAEPLPKPERPWVGNVAPVRVRKLFFSEQPENPNDPNSPTKFFMTLDGETPKPFDPQSDIPDITVRQGDVEDWIIENRSMELHDFHIHQLHFQLRDWSGVAVNEPFLRDTVNVPYYNTRMLKYPSVRLRMDFRDPNIVGTFVYHCHVLEHEDGGMMGRIKVVPRDTASSTKPLNQQKGEL
- the glsA gene encoding glutaminase A, yielding MWRPSIAEQAERPFISTGHLPDPEMVQELVSQAHLRFKSNSEGCNSQVYPALARVPSELFGVCVAGTGGPVHGAGDIDYEFSIMSVSKPFVFALVCEAIGPEEARARLGANATGLPFNSLAAIEHGAGRTNPMVNAGAIATTSLVPGSSPEEQWQFIHDGLSRFAGRKLSLNEEVYASASETNFRNRSIARLLESYDRIYCDAKQATDLYTRQCSLNVSARDLAVMGATLADGGVNPVTRQRVVDAAVCHYALAVMVTAGLYETSGDWLYDIGLPGKSGIGGGIVAVAPGKGGFGTFAPLLDAAGNSVRGQLAAKFLSQRLGMDLFVSQPDE